From the Conger conger chromosome 13, fConCon1.1, whole genome shotgun sequence genome, the window caaaccaaaatacatgtaccggggacaccgtccctctaccgccgactcacacgagtctaaagaaaaacaaaacccttgaggaaggcgacagcacataaacactctcagctgaacgccttccttaccttttctcataaattccttttttttagcGAATAAACCACCAGCACCGAACCTGACTCGTATTAGTGCAGAGTCTACCAGGtgcttttaccggctttgtgtcaaGGGCGTagggttgaacacaaaagcactgaaagatacccgctggtcttaaatactctcaggaaggtaattcccctggtgcTAACAAGGAACAGATGGAACCAATGATCCTTGGCCCTCTCGTGGCAACAgcgggaataacctcccaccatgacatttTCAATGATAATAATTCAGTCATGTCTTTTTTGGTGGACTTTGGTCACTGTGAGAAACTGCTCCAGACAGCTTTGCAAAGACAATCAACTGCATGCTTATTTTGATATTCTTAGACTTAGCATTTAATTAGAGATTGCATTGTTTAAAACCTGATGAATTATTAAAATGCTGTACCACCTCCCTCTACTCCCCAATTTCCCACACACAATAGCTGTACAAACACttcatttgaaaataatgtttaagtTTCATGAGAAAATCTGCATTGAtcttgaaaaaataatgaataaaacactggcaGGAATAAATCTTGTAAGCAAacattaaatgataaataaatataaataaatacagtgggTCATATACAATAGTTTGAACTTGCCAGCCTGCATTTCCGGTAATCGTAATTGGACAATCAACTATAATTGTACAACGGGCCTTCAGTTTTGTTGACATGGTATAACTTACAGACTACaatgaaacaataataataataataattaccttCAGTTTTGTTGACATGGTATGACTTACAGACTACaatgaaacaataataataataataataataataataataataattacgcTTGTAATTATTAAGAaaaatatgtatgtgtctgtattcatAATATTTACAGCTACATCTACGAACACACATTTTAACCAAATTCTCTTGAAAACAGTCTGTGAAATGTTGTATTTGCTATTATTTTTGTGAGCAGTTTTTCAGGGATATTTTGTGTTGTCATTTGCTTCTTAGTGTGCATTAATGAATGGGTCATTCCAGGTGCTGCAGACCCTGGACTGGTGGTGTATCAGCCTCCTCACATTGAAGCTGTGGTTGGACATCCTGTCAACTTGACCTGTACCTACAACTACACTGGGGGAAAATATGATGCCTTTGGGACATTCTATAAAGGAAAAGACCCACTAAAGGGAGATGATGAGACTCAGAGGTGCCAGTCAGTTGGTTCCAGTGACACACATTtctcctgtgatgtcactcacaCCATTGAGAGCCCCAGTCCTGCAGATGAGAGTGTGTACTACTGTGAGGCGGTCATGCCAAGAGCTGACAGAACCATAATAGTGAAAGGCTCTGGAACAACCCTTTCTCTTCATGGTCAGTgaatcatttcattatttctgtgaAGATAATTTCTATtctatttcacatttattatcATGTTACATGTACATTACACACTTAcacttatattacattaatgccacACTTTACTGTCCACAGGCTAACAAAATCTTCACACAAAAAAGTAATCAAAATGATGTCAATCTGTATCCATATGTTACATAGAAATCTTATAGAGaatgtataatatatacacaGAATACCAAAAACCTTCCATCATTCCAGGCAGAAAAACAGTAGTGTTGTATTGATATGACGTGGGCATTGTAAACGATAACGTCTGTGATTAGAATAATGCTGGATCACTTGTGCATTACCTGTATTTAATGACCTCTGTGTTCCAGCTCAGCCCTCTTCCATAGAAATACTCAATCGGATGTCTCCTCTGGTCTCTGGACACAAGGCCACCCTGGACTGCAAGGTTTCAGGGTTCTACCCTGGGAACCCCTCAGTGTTATGGTTCTGCAGGGAGACTCCAGTATTGCCTGGCAGCATCACCAACAGCATCAGCAGAAACAATGAGGGCACTTTCTCcctgcacagtcagtatagCTTCAGCCCCGAGGTGAAGGATCACAACGCTGTGTGCGTCTGTCAGGCCTCTCACCCTgcctggagacacacacacagaaccagcaccaCCCTCACGGTCCACTGTGAGTTTCTGCCCTGTGAGACACTGTAGCTCCTCTCTGTAGCTGTGAGTTTCTGCCCTGTGAGACACTGTAGCTTCTCTCTGTAGCTGTGAGTTTCTGCCCTGTGAGACACTGTAGCTCCTCTCTGTAGCTGTGAGTTTCTGCCCTGTGAGACACAGTGGCTCCTCTCTGTAGCTGTGAGTTTCTGCCCTGTGAGACACTCTAGCTCCTCTCTGTAGCTGTGAGTTTCTGCCCTGTGAGACACAGTGGCTCCTCTCTGTAGCTGTGAGTTTTTGAAGGGTTATGATTGACAGCACCATCCTTTCGTTAGAAAGTAAAACCAAGGCAAAGTGTTCGGTTGAGATGAGAAAATCTGCTTTGTAAGACATGGCTTGGTACTCTGGGTAGAGCAAGGCTTAACATTGCATTTTTTCCCAAGGACCACATGTGCTCTGAAGCTGAAACTCATGCATCCCAATTGAGAGATGTGCTCCTAAATATATATTCAGTTAGACTATATCTCTCTCCATTGACACagaacagaggaggagaaaCAATAAGCAACCTTGCAGAAAGAAAACTGAGAAAGTAATACCCATTATACCCACCACAACCAGGGAAGCACAATGAGTAACCAaggccaaaacaacaaacacaaacccacactgcCTAGAACAGAAACATATCTAGGCTAGggcacagaagaagaaaaaactacAACCACCTCAACTCCCTAAAAGGTGCTGACGCTTCACACATTAGCCCCACAGATAGataacaaagagagagagaactatatggttgtaaattaaaaaaaaaacactattatTGAACGAGCTGGATTTATTTTGATATAAGAATTTGCTCCAAATtattatatgaaaaataatatatatgtaaaataaGATTTCTATAAGAACACTTGAATTGGTgtacacaggacaggagaggagaaagtgGAATTAATTTTCTATTTCTCCTGAAAAATTTTTCTTGCATAATCCACTCTTTCTTGTGGCATCTTTTCCAGATTATGGTCGCTCAgtctgtacatttttaaaatgcatctctatttaattttttttcattaacaaggtacTGTGCTAAGGTATGTTAATTGTTCAATGATCGATAACATTGTAACATtctaatttgttcatttgttttatttaattcagccaattttcaatgcatttacttTGGTTTTTgctatgaattatttttatttctgtttttgaacgTGTATAGAAGTCACTGTTTTGGTGGTATGTATGTTTAATTTGCtttagggttttttttaggTGTATAttgatttaaatatataattgacTTTACTCCCTACACCATTTTAGATGAgttccattctctctctctcccccctctccctctctctctctctctctctctcccccctctctctctgtccctctctctctctctctctctctctctccccccctctctctctctctctccctctctctctctctctctctctctctctctctctctctctctctctcctccagatgGGCCAGAGGCTGTGACTGTGAGCACAGACTCAGCGGTTGTGGCTAACGGCTCAGTACTTGTAACAAACGGCTTCACCCTGAACCTGATATGTGTTGCTGACGGGAACCCCAGGCCTGAGACCCGGTGGCTGGGGGGAAGCATTAAAGGAGTGCGCCATACAGAGACCCTTCACATCCCTGCAGTGCAGAGGGAAGATGAGGGCCTTTATTGGTGTGTGGCACAGAACCCGTATGGACAGCAGAACACCAGCATCACACTGTGGGTGTCTGACAGCAGCCCAGCCCACCCTGGTGAGTGAAGGTCACATGTGGACTGTCTTCAGGACACAGGGAGTGCAGGGGTCTGACAGCAGCCCAGCCCACCCTGGTGAGTGAAGGTCACATGTGGACTGTCTTCAGGACACAGGGAGTGCAGGGGTCTGACAGCAGCCCAGCCCACCCTGGTGAGTGAAGGTCACATGTGGACTGTCTTCAGGACACAGGGAGTGCAGGGGTCTGACAGCAGCCCAGCCCACCCTGGTGAGTGAAGGTCACATGTGGACTGTCTTCAGGACACAGGGAGTGCAGGGGTCTGGGTTTTACACCACGTGGAGTCATACCCATGCGTACGGTTGTCCTGCAGTGATGATGGAGGCTCCATGCTGACTGAAGGCACAGATTCTGCAGACTCAGCAGATACTGAGCTCTGTGCTCTTTCCAATGAGCCTGCCATCACTGAAGGCAATCTTCCCAATTTCATCCATCTTCTCAACATTCATTACCGCGCGTGACCAAGGACAATACTGTGACAAATTAATATGCTGTGCCATTATATCCTCTATATTTTGGCCTGGGGCCTAGCTATGCTATGTGATTTTATAAACTCATTTCCAGTTTGTttattaaacacacaaatacacagcgcTAACATTACTAGCTACTACCCGAATAGCAATACATTTGCAACACAGATGTTCAAGTTTCAAATCAGTGACAAGATAATGACACAAATTGGTGAGATAATAGTGATTGTGTAGAGACCCTTCTGTTTAGGATGTCCATAATCCTCACAATCCTGGAATGAAGGAATGTAGGATTTAGGTCTCTGGTGAGTCTAAAAGACCAGCTGGCTTTGTCCTCTGGTTAAACACAAACATCGCCCTTCTGCTTCACAAGCTCAGTTTCGTGAGTTGGTTTCAGTTGTTGCTGAATTCACCAAGCTGTGTTTTGTGAAGATCAAAAACGAATCCATAAACTGATCACGAGCTGCACAGCCAGCCGCCCTCTAGTGGTATAACAGTGTTACTGCAGTGCTATCCATCCTGTGACCCACACTGTCTCTGGCTGCTCCACCATcgcagccaaacatgtggccgTAAAGACAAATGACGTGTTTTCTTGTGTTTCTTAGATGGAAATACAGCGCTCTGCGGCCTGGTTCTGATTCCGTTAGCCTGGGTTTGGGCCATAGTCATCATCTATCTGctgaagagaggagggagtaAGACCAGCGCACTCACAGACCAAAGTACATTTCACTCCTCTGTACGGCCGTTTGAGGCAGAGCCAGGAGTCACTCTCAGTCCTGCTCTGCAGGGTGCCTTGGCTCTGCACCGTCTAGCCAAGCCAGTTTTttgtagctttggataaaagcttctgctaaatgaaatgtaatgtcatgttccTGTGAGGTTTCTGGTTCCAAACCTGAGGGGGGATTTCTGCTGGGTCCTTGAACAAAGCAATGAAATCTGAATCACTTCAGCAAAAACATGGCCATGTAAAATGGTGAATGTAAGCTGTGTCACTATCGACAAAGgtgaaataatgagtgaaataagaaaagtaattgaaccAATCATGCCACAGGGGTGATGAAAATGCGCTTGAAACAGGAATCTCTTACAGGGTGCTGGGATATAGGTCACAACGCTACAAAAAAGGCTTCTGTCAGCGAGCCATTCTGTCTCCATACTGCGCCCCTCCTGCAGCCTGATGAGCACACACGCTAATGATTAAAATATTCCTTATTTAGCtcgctttaaaaaaagaagaaaatgccTTTTGAAGGAACATATTGAAGTTGGCCTGAGACCCGGTGGCTGGGGGGAAGCATTAAAGGAGTGCGCCATACAGAGACCCTTCACATCCCTGCAGTGCAGAGGGAAGATGAGGGCCTTTATTGGTGTGTGGCACAGAACCCGTATGGACAGCAGAACGCCAGCATCACGCTGTGGGTGTCTGACAGCAGCCCAGCCCACCCTGGTGAGTGAAGGTCACATGTGGACTGTCTTCAGGACACAGGGAGTGCAGGGGTCTGACAGCAGCCCAGCCCACCCTGGTGAGTGAAGGTCACATGTGGACTGTCTTCAGGACACAGGGAGTGCAGGGGTCTGACAGCAGCCCAGCCCACCCAGCAGCCCAGCCCAAAAATGCCTTTTGAAGGAAAATATTGAAGTTGGCTCATGATTTAACCATTTAACCTGTTTCTAAGTGATACCTGTTTCTAAGGCATTAAGTGCCTGgtggtggtaagagcagttgtctggcagtcggagggttgtcagtTCATTTCTGTGCCCCggctgtgtccctgagcgagacacctaacccctaaatactcctgagcgagacacctaacccctaaatactcctgagcaagacacctaacccccaaatactcctgtagtgagacacctaacccccaaatactcctgagcaagacacctaacccctaaatactcctgagcaagacacctaacccctaaatactcctgagcaagacacctaacccccaaatactcctgtagtgagacacctaacccctaaatactcctgagcaagacacctaacccccaaatactcctgtagtgagacacctaacccctaaatactcctgagcaagacacctaacccccaaatgtgtgagtgtgtgtatgaatgggtgaacagGAATtgttcaattgtacagcgccacataaatatataaaaccaTGATCACCTGCTCCCAGGTCTTCAAGCTGAAGTTTTAATAGGTGACTCCTGCAGTACACAGAATGCCGAAAGGGGAGACATAGTTGCTTTTTTAAAGTACCACAGAGCCCTTGTATAGATTACACAGAAACAAACCATTCAGTCTGCTTTAGACTTCAATTTTGCCCCGACCAAAGTTGGGGCACAATTGTTGTTGGAATGTTGGAATGTGAAACCTTCCCCCATCTGACCTGAATTCCTGGCTACACCACTGCCTCAGTTAACCCAAACCAAACTGATTCTTATTTCTTTGAGTGTTGTTGCGGCAAGTCACACCTGTGGTTAATACTGTAACGTTAAGTTAAGTTCAGAATAAGGAAATTACACTTGGTTTGCCAGAGGAAACCTCACTGATAACTGATAAAACATATCACATGAAATAAGGtgcagacaaaaaatatattgtgcTTAATTTCTGCTTGAGCCTGTGAATGAGTTTTGCGTGTGGATATTTCCAAAAGAGACAGTGAGTCTTCACTACCTCACTGTAGAACCCAGCAGGACCACTTCAGTATTCACTGCCTCTGTACATTCGTGCTTCTCTGTCAGACACAACTTTGCATGATGAACTCACTCAGGTGGATGACCCAAAATGGacctgaaatgtacacacattgTTTGACAGAAAAACCACCAGAAGAGCTGCAGTTGTGCATGCTATGTGATGTGCAGTGGACGGAATA encodes:
- the LOC133108169 gene encoding sialic acid-binding Ig-like lectin 12, with the translated sequence MLKDQDMQSPRPGLLLLCVAWLAGASVDAQPSSIEILNRMSPLVSGHKATLDCKVSGFYPGNPSVLWFCRETPVLPGSITNSISRNNEGTFSLHSQYSFSPEVKDHNAVCVCQASHPAWRHTHRTSTTLTVHYGPEAVTVSTDSAVVANGSVLVTNGFTLNLICVADGNPRPETRWLGGSIKGVRHTETLHIPAVQREDEGLYWCVAQNPYGQQNTSITLWVSDSSPAHPDGNTALCGLVLIPLAWVWAIVIIYLLKRGGSKTSALTDQTTVVYTVQKTQEVMRPTTQRTE